A DNA window from Loxodonta africana isolate mLoxAfr1 chromosome 7, mLoxAfr1.hap2, whole genome shotgun sequence contains the following coding sequences:
- the LOC100676942 gene encoding olfactory receptor 52A5 yields the protein MPTINGSVFMPSVLTLIGIPGLESVQCWIGIPFSVMYLTAVIGNSLILAIIKWENSLHKPMYIFLAMLGTTDIALSTCILPKMLGIFWFHLPNIYFESCLLQMWLIHSFQAIESGVLLAMALDRYVAICNPLRHATIFSQQLLIHIGVAVTLRAAILITPSILLIKCCLKFYRTAIISHSYCEHMALVKLAVEDIRVNKIYGLFVAFTILGFDIIFITLSYVQIFITVFQLPQKEARLKAFNTCIAHICVFLQFYLLAFFSFFTHRFGSHIPPYVHILLSNLYLLVPPFLNPIVYGVKTKQIHDHVLRMLVFRKIS from the coding sequence ATGCCAACAATCAATGGCTCAGTCTTCATGCCCTCTGTACTAACACTCATTGGGATCCCTGGCCTGGAGTCAGTGCAGTGTTGGATTGGGATTCCATTCTCTGTCATGTACCTCACTGCTGTGATTGGGAATTCCCTTATCTTAGCTATAATCAAATGGGAAAACAGCCTCCATAAACCCATGTACATTTTTTTGGCTATGTTGGGGACCACAGACATTGCACTTAGCACTTGTATTCTTCCCAAAATGTTAGGCATCTTCTGGTTTCATTTgccaaatatttattttgaatcCTGCCTGCTGCAAATGTGGCTCATTCACTCATTTCAGGCAATTGAATCAGGTGTCCTGCTGGCAATGGCTCtggaccgctatgtggccatttgtaacccCTTGAGACATGCCACCATCTTCTCACAACAACTTCTGATTCATATTGGAGTTGCAGTGACACTTAGGGCTGCCATTCTTATAACGCCATCCATCCTTCTTATTAAATGCTGCCTTAAATTCTACAGAACTGCAATCATCTCCCATTCTTACTGTGAACACATGGCCCTTGTGAAGCTGGCTGTTGAAGATATCCGAGTCAACAAGATATATGGCCTGTTTGTTGCCTTCACCATCCTAGGGTTTGACATAATCTTTATCACCTTGTCCTATGTTCAAATCTTCATCACTGTTTTTCAACTGCCCCAGAAGGAGGCACGACTCAAAGCCTTCAATACATGCATTGCCCACATTTGTGTGTTCCTTCAGTTCtaccttcttgccttcttttctttcttcacacACAGGTTTGGTTCTCACATACCGCCGTATGTTCATATTCTTTTGTCAAACCTTTACCTGTTAGTCCCACCATTTCTCAACCCTATAGTCTATGGGGTGAAGACCAAACAAATTCATGACCATGTCCTGAGAATGCTTGTCTTCAGAAAAATATCTTGA